CGGGAGCATGCCGGTTTTCTTGGTAACGCTTGTATCAAATTCTTCGAAAGCCTTCTCATCCCAGCTTAACGGCCATGTGGGTCTGATCAAGTCGTAAGGCGTGGTTGCCGCGATGGAGGGCAATGCGCTAATAGCCACAATTGCCGAAGCAAATGTGATTCTGTTTGCCTTTATATTCATGAGTTTTCTCCTTAAATACAAAGGACAATATAAAAATTTAGGCTTTATTCGAATCTTAGTGCTTCTATCGGGTCGAGCCTGCTTGCCTTGCGGGCGGGGTACCATCCGAAGAATACGCCGGTGGCAAAGCACACGCCAAAGCTCACGATGACGCTTGTGACCGAGACGCTCATAGGCCAGTTCATCGCAAACTTTACAGTTTCAGAGGCGGCAATGCCAAGTGCAATTCCGATGGCTCCACCGAGCAAACTGATGATCACGGATTCAAAGAGGAACTGCAAAAGGATGTCGCGGCCGCGGGCGCCAATAGCCATGCGTAGCCCGATTTCCTTGGTGCGTTCTGTGACGGACACGTACATGATGTTCATGATGCCGATACCGCCAACAAACAAACTAATCCCTGCGATGGCGGTCAGCACAAGCGAGAGCATGTCAGAAGTGCTTGTGACCATCTGGATCATTTCTTCTTGCGTGAACACGCGGAACGGATCAGTCGGTTTTGTCCAGTTGCGGCGTTCCTTCAAAATGGTCATGATTTCTTCGGTGGCTTTTGCAGCGTAGCCTTCACCGATGGAGTTCGCGTAAATCTGTCGGATATTCGTCGTGGCGGAGAATCGCCTCATCACGGTCTGGTACGGAGTGAAAATCACATCGTCCTGGTCTTGCCCAAAATCACCGGAACCTTTAGCCTTGAGCGTGCCGATGACTTTCAGCGGAATGCTCTTGTAACGGATTGTTTTTCCGATGGGGTTTTCATCTGCAAAGAGGTTCTTCACTACGGTCTGTCCGATGACGCAAACTTTTGACATGCGGTCGGCTTCGTCGTCAAACATTACGCCATCTTCTATTTCGTAGTTGCGGATTTTGAGGTAGTCTGCAGAGACGCCGGAAAGTGTCGTGGGAGAGTTATTGTTTCCAACTATAGCCTGGCCCCCGATGGTTACCATGGGGGAGACGCCGTTGATGTAAGTTGCGTTTTCGCGGATGGCGATGACGTCTTCTTCTTCAAGCATCTCGGTCGATTCTGTCTGGACGCCACCGCGACGGCTTTGGTTTGGCATGATGGTGATGGCGTTTGTGCCCATCGCAGTCATCTGTTCCTTGATGGACTTCTTGGAGCCTTCGCCCATGGCGACCATGGTGATGACGGCCGCAACGCCGATGACGATGCCGAGCACCGAGAGGAATGTGCGCATGCGGTTGCGGAACAATGCGCGGAGAGCAATCTTAGCTAA
This genomic stretch from Fibrobacter sp. UWB16 harbors:
- a CDS encoding ABC transporter permease, with the protein product MNPFTLAKIALRALFRNRMRTFLSVLGIVIGVAAVITMVAMGEGSKKSIKEQMTAMGTNAITIMPNQSRRGGVQTESTEMLEEEDVIAIRENATYINGVSPMVTIGGQAIVGNNNSPTTLSGVSADYLKIRNYEIEDGVMFDDEADRMSKVCVIGQTVVKNLFADENPIGKTIRYKSIPLKVIGTLKAKGSGDFGQDQDDVIFTPYQTVMRRFSATTNIRQIYANSIGEGYAAKATEEIMTILKERRNWTKPTDPFRVFTQEEMIQMVTSTSDMLSLVLTAIAGISLFVGGIGIMNIMYVSVTERTKEIGLRMAIGARGRDILLQFLFESVIISLLGGAIGIALGIAASETVKFAMNWPMSVSVTSVIVSFGVCFATGVFFGWYPARKASRLDPIEALRFE